CGCCCGCAACGCTTGGGGGGCTGGATGATTCTGCGCGACCTGGTCGACGAGATGCTGACGTGGGTGCAGTCGCGCCACTTCGGCAAATACCGGGGCATCGTGGTCGACAACGACGACCCGGCGAAGCTGGGGCGGCTGAATGTCCAGGTGCCGGCGGTGCTTGGCGACATCGAGGTGTGGGCGATGCCGTGCGTGCCCTACGCGGGCGACGGCGTGGGCATGTACTTCATCCCGGAAGCGGGCACGGGCGTCTGGGTGGAGTTCGAGGCGGGCGATCCGGGCTACCCGATCTGGGCGGGCTGCTTCTGGGGCGACGGGCAGGTTCCGGGCGACTCGGTGCCTGGG
This portion of the bacterium genome encodes:
- a CDS encoding baseplate assembly protein; amino-acid sequence: MLTWVQSRHFGKYRGIVVDNDDPAKLGRLNVQVPAVLGDIEVWAMPCVPYAGDGVGMYFIPEAGTGVWVEFEAGDPGYPIWAGCFWGDGQVPGDSVPGVKVLKTAAAELRIDDDGSEMKLEQTDGAVVTLTTDLVAEGGQATLKLEGSQASLEASPAKVELSGGAVSLNNGALEAR